GCACCGTCTCTCAGGGCGAGGAGGACTATCGCGCCGGACAGCAGATCGCCGCTCGCTATCCCGGGCGGGTGAAGACGGTGACCTTCCCGGACAACTTCAGCACCGAAGTCGAGACCGTGATCTCCCAGCTGGTCGGGCTTGCCGCCGATCCCGCCGTGAAAGTCGTGATCGCCGGTCAGGCCATCAACGGGAGCGTCTCGGCGGCGCGCAAGATTCGCGAGCAGCGGCCGGACATCCTGATCGGCTTCATGCTCCCCCACGAGGATCCCGACGTCGCGATGGCCGCCAGCGATCTGGCGATCATGCCCGACGAGCTATCGCGCGGCGTCGCGATCATCGAGAACGCGCAGAAGATGGGCGCCAGACACTTCGTCCACTATTCGTTTCCCCGCCACATGTCGATGGTCCTGCTGGCGAACCGCCGCGACATCATGGTCCGCGAGTGCGCCCGGCGCGGGATCCAATTTCACTTCGTGACCGCTCCGGACCCGACCGGTGAGGGCGGGCTGCCGGGAACGCAGCAGTTCATCCTCGAGGACGTGCCGCGACAGCTGGCGCGCCATGGACCGCTGACCGCGTTCTTCAGCACC
This window of the Candidatus Eisenbacteria bacterium genome carries:
- a CDS encoding DUF3798 domain-containing protein, producing MSPRSRLVSCFALLVALACGCSNQPSTHSTSQTSADTTGFKVGIMTGTVSQGEEDYRAGQQIAARYPGRVKTVTFPDNFSTEVETVISQLVGLAADPAVKVVIAGQAINGSVSAARKIREQRPDILIGFMLPHEDPDVAMAASDLAIMPDELSRGVAIIENAQKMGARHFVHYSFPRHMSMVLLANRRDIMVRECARRGIQFHFVTAPDPTGEGGLPGTQQFILEDVPRQLARHGPLTAFFSTNDGMQEPLIRAILTAKKGYFIEQSTPAPTHGYPAALGLAIPPDKKGDMAWISAENKRLIAEHGMSGHFGTWPQSVDMVALRAVATLLIDAAARKIDVRDSVTVRRYIEAEAGGPVTLHRYHPGGNLWLMRM